A stretch of the Streptomyces sp. WMMB303 genome encodes the following:
- the ahcY gene encoding adenosylhomocysteinase yields MTTTSTTGQDFKVADLSLAAFGRKEIKLAEHEMPGLMAIRKEYAADQPLAGARVTGSLHMTVQTAVLIETLVALGAEVRWASCNIFSTQDHAAAAVAVGPDGTPENPKGIPVFAWKGETLEEYWWCTEQALTWPNASTGGPNMILDDGGDATLLVHQGVECEKAGSAPSVDTAENDEHRVVLSVLNRTLGENPQKWTQLASEIRGVTEETTTGVHRLYEMHQAGTLLFPAINVNDAVTKSKFDNKYGCRHSLVDGINRATDVLIGGKTAVVCGYGDVGKGCAESLRGQGARVMITEIDPICALQAAMDGYQVVTLDDVVETADIFITTTGNKDIIMASDMAKMKHQAIVGNIGHFDNEIDMAGLAAIDGIVKDEVKPQVHTWTFKDGKTLIILSEGRLLNLGNATGHPSFVMSNSFADQTIAQIELFTKPESYPTDVYVLPKHLDEKVARLHLEALGAKLTTLRPEQASYIGVPVEGPYKPDHYRY; encoded by the coding sequence ATGACGACGACCTCCACGACCGGCCAGGACTTCAAGGTCGCGGACCTCTCGCTGGCGGCCTTCGGCCGCAAGGAGATCAAGCTGGCCGAGCACGAGATGCCCGGCCTGATGGCGATCCGCAAGGAATACGCCGCCGACCAGCCGCTCGCGGGCGCCCGTGTCACCGGCTCCCTGCACATGACCGTCCAGACGGCGGTGCTCATCGAAACGCTGGTCGCCCTGGGGGCCGAGGTCCGCTGGGCCTCCTGCAACATCTTCTCCACCCAGGACCACGCCGCCGCGGCTGTCGCCGTCGGCCCCGACGGCACCCCGGAGAACCCGAAGGGCATCCCGGTCTTCGCCTGGAAGGGCGAGACCCTGGAGGAGTACTGGTGGTGCACGGAGCAGGCCCTCACCTGGCCGAACGCCAGCACCGGCGGCCCGAACATGATCCTCGACGACGGTGGTGACGCCACCCTCCTGGTGCACCAGGGCGTCGAGTGCGAGAAGGCCGGCTCCGCACCCTCGGTCGACACCGCCGAGAACGACGAGCACCGCGTCGTCCTCTCGGTGCTCAACCGCACCCTCGGCGAGAACCCGCAGAAGTGGACCCAGCTCGCCTCGGAGATCCGCGGCGTCACCGAGGAGACCACCACCGGCGTCCACCGCCTGTACGAGATGCACCAGGCGGGCACACTGCTCTTCCCGGCGATCAACGTCAACGACGCCGTCACCAAGTCGAAGTTCGACAACAAGTACGGCTGCCGCCACTCGCTGGTCGACGGCATCAACCGTGCAACCGACGTCCTCATCGGCGGCAAGACGGCCGTCGTGTGCGGCTACGGCGACGTCGGCAAGGGCTGCGCCGAGTCCCTGCGCGGCCAGGGCGCCCGGGTCATGATCACCGAGATCGACCCGATCTGCGCCCTGCAGGCCGCGATGGACGGCTACCAGGTGGTGACCCTGGACGACGTGGTCGAGACCGCCGACATCTTCATCACCACCACCGGCAACAAGGACATCATCATGGCCTCGGACATGGCCAAGATGAAGCACCAGGCCATCGTCGGCAACATCGGCCACTTCGACAACGAGATCGACATGGCGGGCCTCGCCGCCATCGACGGCATCGTCAAGGACGAGGTCAAGCCGCAGGTCCACACCTGGACCTTCAAGGACGGCAAGACCCTCATCATCCTCTCCGAGGGCCGCCTGCTGAACCTGGGCAACGCCACCGGCCACCCCTCGTTCGTGATGTCCAACAGCTTCGCCGACCAGACGATCGCCCAGATCGAACTGTTCACCAAGCCCGAGTCCTACCCGACCGACGTCTACGTCCTGCCCAAGCACCTCGACGAGAAGGTCGCCCGCCTCCACCTGGAGGCCCTGGGCGCCAAGCTGACCACACTCCGCCCGGAGCAGGCGTCCTACATCGGCGTTCCGGTCGAGGGCCCCTACAAGCCGGACCACTACCGCTACTGA